The Haladaptatus paucihalophilus DX253 nucleotide sequence GTGCCGCGAGGACGAGCATGGGAATGTCGCGGTCGTTGAGTTGTTCACAGCGCTTCCAGATGTCCTCGGTGAAGCCGTCCACGTCCAAAACGGCGAGGGCAACGTCGTCACGCTGTTCGAGCAGGGCGTCGAACTCGTCCATGCTGGTCGCGATTTCGACGTCGTAGCCGCCGTTTTTGAGGAGGTCGGCGAGGAGTTCGAGGTTTCGCTCCCGTTTTCCCAGCGCGAGGATGAGGGCCGCCTCACTCATTGGCCGACTCCGAACGTTCCCGTGCCAACTCAGGAGAGCCGGAGAGAACGCCGCTGAGTTCGGTCAGCGGTTCGCCGACTTTGAGACCGTGTTCCGTGATCTGGAACTCGCGGAGCATCCGTTCGAAGTCGCTGGTTCGTTTTTTCAGCACGCCGATGGCCTTGCGCATCTCGCCGGAAACTTCGAGATGCCGGAGGAAAACGATATTGTCGGCGAGATAGCTGATTCCCGCCTCCGTCGCCTGAAACTCGCCGGTTACGGTGTCGATTTCGTCCACCAGAATGACGGTGATACCCATGTTCTTCAGATAGCGACAGAGGGTGTGGAGTTTGCGGACCAGTACGCGGTCGTCGTCGTCACGGAGCGACAGTTTGTAGCCGTCGATACCGTCTATCATGACGATACTGGTGTCGTTCTCCTCGACGTCCGTTCGAACACGGTGGGCGAACTCGGTCGCCGAGCAGTCGAGGGGTTTCATCTCCTCGACGGAGAGCGACCCCTGTTCTTCCATCCGCCGAACCGGGATGTTGATGTTCTCGCTCCGTTCGCGGAACGTCTCCAGCGTCTCCTCGAACATGTACATGACGGAGCGTTCTCCCCGCCCGGCGGCCTCCTTCATGAACTGCGTTCCGACGGTCGTCTTCCCGACGCCGGTCGGACCGCTGAGGATGGTGATGGTGCCGCGCTCGAAGCCGCCGTGGAGGAGTTGGTTAACCTCTGGGACGCCGGAGGAGATGGATTCCAACTCGAACTCCCCGGAGTGATTTGCGGGGTTCAGTTCGGGAAACACCGCGATACCCCCGTCCGTAATGCGCATCGCGTGGTTGCCCTCGTTGACCGACGACCCGCGGAACTTCGGCACGCTGATGGTGCGACCGTACGCGGAGTGTTCGAGTTCGATAGTGCCGTCTGTCATGTACTGCAGGTCGTCGTCGGACGACTCGTCGCTGTGTTGGGACGTGAACAGGACCGTCGCACCCTGCTCTTTCAGGTAGTGCATGAACGCGATGACCTGCTTTCGGAACTGGTACTCGTCGGACGTGAGATGGCGAAGACGAGTGAGCGGGTCGATGAACACCCGGTCCGGGTCGATGGATTCGACACGCTCGGTTATCGCCTGCGTGAGCGGTTCCTGTTCGACCTCGCTCGGCGTGAAGATGTCGTAGGATTGCTCGTCCACGAACACGTCCGAATCCGGGCTCAAATCGAGAAAGTGAACGTTCGAAAGGTCGATATCAAGCGTCGAAGCGTTGTCGCGGATGTCGTCTTCTGACTCCTCGAGATTGACGAACAACACCGTCTCGTCCGACTCGACACCGGCGGTGAGATACTTCATCCCGAGAATCGTCTTCCCCGTCCCCGGGTCGCCACGAAGGAGATAGCTTCGTTCCGCGATAAACCCCCCGCGTAGAATCTCGTCGAGACCCGGTGTTCCGGTCGATATTTTTGTCAGATTTGAATCACTCATGCGCGCGTTGCTATAAATATCTATCCTCGCGATATATTTCTATCGAAACACAGAATCCGTAATCGAAGGGGCGAGTGGTAGTTATACAGGGATTTAAGTGAAAACGCGAGCGGCGGGACTTTACCGCGACGACGCGAAAACCGGGCGAGGATGTTCCGCGATTGTACCCATCCCTTGACCCCCGCGACAACGGTGTACCCCGGCGACCCGACGTTCGAACGCACCCCGCACGCGACGCACGACGAGGACGGCTACTGCGTCACCCGACTCGAACTCGGAACCCACAGCGGGACGCACGTCGATGCGCCGAGTCACACCGAACCCGACGGTCGAACCCTCGATTCGTTTCCCGTCGAGACGTTCGCCTTCGACGCCCTCCGCATCGACGTCCGCGATAAGGCGCCGCGCGAACCCATCGAACGGGCCGATCTGCCCGACCCGACGGACGACGAGTTGCTCGTCTTCCACACCGGATGGGACGACCACTGGGGGACGGACGCCTACTTCGACCACCCGTATCTCACGGCCGACGCGGCGGCGTGGTGCGCCGACCGCGACTACCACGTCGCCATCGACGCCCTCAACGTGGACCCCACGCCGACCGAGAACGCGAGAGACGACGAACCCGACGGCGTGCCCGCCCACCACGAGCTCCTCGGCGCGGACCACCTCATCGTGGAGAACCTGACGAACCTCGACGGCCTTCCCCGACGGTTTCGACTTTCGGCGTTTCCGCTGGCAGTGGAAGACGCGGACGGCGCGCCGATTCGAGCGGTTGCGGAGTTCTGGGGAGAGGAGAACGTAGCGAGACGAACTGACGAACCGACAGATTGAATCCCGGTCGAAAATATCGGGATTCATGGATGACGCCTTCCGAATTCGACTGAACCTCATCGTCCTCCTGTTGCTCGTCTGCGCCTCGTTCCTCGGAGCCATCGCCGTCGGCGTGACGGGTGGGGAGGCGCTCGGTACGGCGATGCTCTTTTTGGCCGTGTTCGCCGGACTCTGCCTCCTTCTCGTAGAGGAGTGGAAGTCCGGCGTCGAGGACGAGTTGAAACCTGCCGACGGTGCAAACGCCGAGGAGTCCGAAAGCGAATAGCGAGAACTGATTTCGAACCGAAGAGCGGAGAAAAACGTCGAAAACCCGCTCTCGTCCGGTCAACCTTCCATGCCGCCGAACGAGAGCCCGCTCTCGATGTAGCGCTGGGCGAACAGGTACACGAGCACGATGGGCGTGGCGAACGTCAGCGCGAAGGCCGAGAACCGCGCCCACGGCGTCGAGTACTGTCCGACGAGGCTGTACAGGCCCACGGGAAGGGTGTACTTGCTCGTGCTGAGCAGGAGTTGCGCGACGATGAACTCCGTCCAGCCGGTGAGGAAACTGAAGACGAGCACCGTCGCCAGCCCCGCCTTCGACAGCGGGATGATTATCTCCCAGACGATGCGCCACGAGGGAGCGCCGTCCATCATCGCGGCCTCCTCGTACGAGGTCGGGATGTTGTCCATGTAGGTCTTCAACAGCCACGTGTTGAACGGGACGGCCGTCGCCGCGTAGTAGGCCGCCAGCGCCAGTTTGCTGTTGTCGAGGCCGAACTGGACGAACGTGGCGTAGAGCGCGATGAGCGCCGCTACGCCGAGCCCGCCGCCGATTTGGGTGAACAGGACGTACAGGTAGAGCACCTTCGACCGGAAGAGGAACTTTCGGCGCGAGAGCGCGTAGGCCGCCGGAATAACGATGGCCATGGTCAGGATGACGGTCGGCACCGCGACGGTGAAGCTGTTCCAGAGGAACAGCGGGAACTCCGAACAGCCGTCGAAGCGCGCGCAGTTCACCGTGGTCGAGACGCCGGGCGTGTGCAACGCGATTTCCGTCCCGAACAGGTGGATAGCGACGGTGTAGCTCGGAATCTCCATCCCGCCGAGCACCCAGAGGTACGCGTCGAACGAGGGTTTCTTCGGGAGGAGATGGATGCCGCTCGAACTGTAGAGCGACCCGCCGCTTCCCGAGAGCGAGGCGAGGAAAATCCAGTAGATGGGGAACAGCAACGCGCCGACCATCAGCAGCGCGAACGCGGTGGCGAGGAGCTTCGCCGCGACGAGACGCGGCGACACCTCGCCGGTCCGAAGGCCGACGACGGTGTACCGAACCGATTCGAGGGTGCGACCCGGTGCGCCGAGGGCGTGTCGAACGTCGTCCGCGAACCCGCCGAGAATGCCGTCGCTCATTCGTCCACCCCCTCGGCGAGGCGGCCGCGTTTGACGTTCAGGAACATGAAGCCGCTGATGACGACGAGCGTCGCGGTCATGATTGCGGCCCCTTTGCCGTACTTGTCGAAGCGGAACGCCTCGCGGTAGCCGTACACGATGAGCAGTTCGTTCTGGCGGAGCGGACCGCCCTTGTTCATCACGTACGGGATGAGGAACTGCTGGAACGACGCCGCCGCCGTCAGAATCGACGCGAAGAGGACGGGGCGTTTGATGGACGGGAGCGTGACGTGCAGGAATCGGTTGAAGAAGCCCGCGCCGTCAACCATCGCCGCGTCGTGGAGTTCCTCGGGAACGTCCTGGAGCGCGCTGACGATGATGATGACCATGAACGGGTAGGCCAACCACGCCTCGGTGATGTTGTAGGCCAGAAACGCCGTCCAGCGCTGGTCGAGCCACAGTATCGGCTGGAGGTGGAGTCCATTCAACACCTGATTCGCCAACCCGTACCGGGCGTTGCTGAAGATACCGCGCCAGACGGTGATGGTGAAGATGGTGGGAAGCCCCATCGGGATGATGATGAGCGAGCGCATGTAGCGCCGACCGATGACGTAGGGGTTGGTCAGCACGAGCGCGATACCGATGCTCAGCGCGACCTTGAGCGAGACGCTGGTGGCGACGAAGAGCCACGAGATACCCATCGAGTTCCAAAAGCCCTCGTTGAGCGGGAGGGTTGTGCTGAACCCGAAGAGGACCAACTTGAAGTGCGGCGCGCCGAACAGCACGTTCGCGTAGTTCTCGAAGCCGACGAACGAGAAACTGTTCGTGAACAGCGTCAGGTTCGTCGCGTCCGTGAACGACAGGTACACCGAGTAGAGGATGGGATAGAACATGAACGCCGAGAACAGAAACAGCCCCGGCA carries:
- a CDS encoding response regulator codes for the protein MSEAALILALGKRERNLELLADLLKNGGYDVEIATSMDEFDALLEQRDDVALAVLDVDGFTEDIWKRCEQLNDRDIPMLVLAAQIPPAMRQKAVSRGAQTILEKPVDKADLQATIRGLMEYIRMNR
- a CDS encoding cyclase family protein, translated to MFRDCTHPLTPATTVYPGDPTFERTPHATHDEDGYCVTRLELGTHSGTHVDAPSHTEPDGRTLDSFPVETFAFDALRIDVRDKAPREPIERADLPDPTDDELLVFHTGWDDHWGTDAYFDHPYLTADAAAWCADRDYHVAIDALNVDPTPTENARDDEPDGVPAHHELLGADHLIVENLTNLDGLPRRFRLSAFPLAVEDADGAPIRAVAEFWGEENVARRTDEPTD
- a CDS encoding sugar ABC transporter permease, giving the protein MSDGILGGFADDVRHALGAPGRTLESVRYTVVGLRTGEVSPRLVAAKLLATAFALLMVGALLFPIYWIFLASLSGSGGSLYSSSGIHLLPKKPSFDAYLWVLGGMEIPSYTVAIHLFGTEIALHTPGVSTTVNCARFDGCSEFPLFLWNSFTVAVPTVILTMAIVIPAAYALSRRKFLFRSKVLYLYVLFTQIGGGLGVAALIALYATFVQFGLDNSKLALAAYYAATAVPFNTWLLKTYMDNIPTSYEEAAMMDGAPSWRIVWEIIIPLSKAGLATVLVFSFLTGWTEFIVAQLLLSTSKYTLPVGLYSLVGQYSTPWARFSAFALTFATPIVLVYLFAQRYIESGLSFGGMEG
- a CDS encoding carbohydrate ABC transporter permease — encoded protein: MSIRSTFTRGAQALENPVFDRDDLPLLLVLPGLFLFSAFMFYPILYSVYLSFTDATNLTLFTNSFSFVGFENYANVLFGAPHFKLVLFGFSTTLPLNEGFWNSMGISWLFVATSVSLKVALSIGIALVLTNPYVIGRRYMRSLIIIPMGLPTIFTITVWRGIFSNARYGLANQVLNGLHLQPILWLDQRWTAFLAYNITEAWLAYPFMVIIIVSALQDVPEELHDAAMVDGAGFFNRFLHVTLPSIKRPVLFASILTAAASFQQFLIPYVMNKGGPLRQNELLIVYGYREAFRFDKYGKGAAIMTATLVVISGFMFLNVKRGRLAEGVDE
- a CDS encoding ATPase domain-containing protein, giving the protein MSDSNLTKISTGTPGLDEILRGGFIAERSYLLRGDPGTGKTILGMKYLTAGVESDETVLFVNLEESEDDIRDNASTLDIDLSNVHFLDLSPDSDVFVDEQSYDIFTPSEVEQEPLTQAITERVESIDPDRVFIDPLTRLRHLTSDEYQFRKQVIAFMHYLKEQGATVLFTSQHSDESSDDDLQYMTDGTIELEHSAYGRTISVPKFRGSSVNEGNHAMRITDGGIAVFPELNPANHSGEFELESISSGVPEVNQLLHGGFERGTITILSGPTGVGKTTVGTQFMKEAAGRGERSVMYMFEETLETFRERSENINIPVRRMEEQGSLSVEEMKPLDCSATEFAHRVRTDVEENDTSIVMIDGIDGYKLSLRDDDDRVLVRKLHTLCRYLKNMGITVILVDEIDTVTGEFQATEAGISYLADNIVFLRHLEVSGEMRKAIGVLKKRTSDFERMLREFQITEHGLKVGEPLTELSGVLSGSPELARERSESANE